One Spirochaeta africana DSM 8902 genomic window carries:
- the mgtE gene encoding magnesium transporter encodes MDTTFTPSLVHELIETENYIELVRLSNSIHPITIAEALIELEPEDIWKVLTHLPPSTRAEVFVEMEEQDQLDILETLSARELTQLFNQMSPDDRADLFNKLDEATQNEVLRSLAQAEREDIRRLSSYEEGTAGSIMTSDYICLAPETTAGETIHRLRTQGPKRKSLYYIYVVDKERRLLGFVSLRDVILAPQYKKLGDMTHRDIIVAHVQDDQEDSVQKIAKYDLMAIPVVNEQEILVGVITSDDAIDVMQQENTEDIEKLMAISGSHSDTSYLNTPIWEHFKRRVPWIVALSFVGLLAGIVVETFEDALTAVSLLAVYMPMVADTGGNTGSQSASLIIRSLALQQLKSRNILRVLLKELSISLLLSAVIGILVYSSVVLRSPTGVPDHMSLNALGMAIALALSVQVVSATLIGAILPLTANALKFDPAVVASPALTTTVDITGLLIYFFTAKTILGL; translated from the coding sequence ATGGATACAACCTTTACCCCCAGCCTGGTTCATGAGCTGATCGAAACCGAGAACTACATTGAACTGGTACGGCTGAGCAACTCTATTCACCCGATAACCATTGCCGAGGCCCTGATCGAGCTGGAGCCCGAGGATATCTGGAAGGTTCTGACCCACCTGCCCCCATCAACACGAGCCGAGGTCTTTGTGGAGATGGAGGAACAGGACCAGCTTGATATCCTGGAGACACTGTCAGCGCGCGAACTGACCCAGCTGTTTAACCAGATGTCACCGGATGACCGCGCCGACCTGTTTAACAAGCTGGACGAGGCAACCCAGAACGAGGTTCTGCGCAGCCTCGCCCAGGCTGAACGCGAGGATATCCGACGACTGAGTTCCTACGAGGAAGGCACCGCCGGTTCAATCATGACCTCGGACTATATCTGCCTTGCCCCGGAAACCACTGCCGGCGAGACGATTCACCGGCTGCGCACCCAGGGCCCCAAACGCAAGAGCCTGTACTACATCTACGTGGTGGACAAGGAACGCCGTTTGCTGGGGTTTGTCTCCTTGCGCGATGTAATCCTGGCACCGCAGTACAAGAAACTCGGGGACATGACCCATCGCGACATCATCGTTGCCCATGTACAGGACGACCAGGAGGACTCGGTCCAGAAGATCGCCAAATACGACCTGATGGCCATCCCGGTTGTGAATGAGCAGGAAATCCTGGTCGGGGTTATCACCTCGGACGACGCGATCGATGTCATGCAGCAGGAAAACACCGAGGATATCGAAAAACTGATGGCTATCTCCGGAAGTCACAGCGACACCAGCTACCTGAACACCCCTATCTGGGAGCATTTCAAGCGTCGGGTTCCCTGGATTGTTGCTCTGTCCTTTGTCGGGCTGCTGGCCGGGATAGTGGTGGAGACCTTCGAGGATGCGCTTACCGCGGTGAGCCTGCTGGCGGTCTACATGCCGATGGTTGCCGATACCGGCGGCAACACCGGCAGTCAGTCAGCATCGCTGATCATCCGCTCACTGGCGCTGCAGCAGCTCAAGTCCAGAAACATTCTGCGGGTACTGCTGAAGGAACTCAGTATCTCGCTCCTGCTTTCTGCCGTCATCGGAATCCTGGTGTACAGCAGTGTCGTACTGCGCTCACCCACCGGTGTGCCGGATCACATGTCGCTGAATGCCCTGGGAATGGCGATCGCCCTTGCCTTGAGTGTGCAGGTGGTAAGTGCCACCCTGATCGGCGCAATCCTGCCGCTCACTGCCAATGCCCTGAAATTCGATCCGGCCGTAGTGGCCAGCCCGGCGCTCACCACCACCGTGGATATAACCGGGCTGCTGATCTACTTTTTTACCGCCAAAACCATTCTGGGATTGTGA
- the ftsH gene encoding ATP-dependent zinc metalloprotease FtsH: MLRWVYMSGSDNPDSKPDPSNPWGGKKDSDSGDDDQNRQFPGFGNFFKGGMNFPFLFLIIAIVLMLVMNLFQAQPSENEISYREFVQKIESGEIQQVQISQQALRGRSTSRQAPAAEGLLQQTSPWTYIASRIPSHSDAELIDLMMAQGVEFSGVFPEERPLLSLLLSWIIPIAILLIFWRIMFSRLGNMGGAGGLMNFGKNNAKVAVEGDTGVKFTDVAGADESKAELEEVVDFLQKPERYLAIGGKIPKGVMLIGPPGTGKTLLARAVAGEAGVPFFRMSGSDFVEMFVGVGASRVRDLFKQAREKAPSIIFIDELDAIGKSRSRMSTNDEREQTLNQLLVEMDGFDARSGVIVLAASNRPETLDPALMRPGRFDRQVLVDKPDLDGRQAILEIHAKGVKLSTQVDMARIARATAGLAGADLANIINESALLAVRADRDVVIQEDLEEAIEKVMAGLQKKNRAINPELRRRIAYHEVGHAMVAHYTTGADPVEKISIVPRGYGALGYTLQVPIEDRFLMTQDELIGKVDVLLGGRAAEKVVYGDISTGASNDLSKAGDIVRRMITEFGMSEKFHNVYLPKGGGGTYLDNEVSLSSREYSESTQQYIDEEIARLVGERYEKVIEFLQKHRELLDSITDHLLEHEVLSRDQFIELLGEEPEERHPLDKPVSADPGTESGAADPATDPGAADPGADPASAGDTVDTPPDTDRE, encoded by the coding sequence ATGCTTAGATGGGTGTATATGTCGGGATCCGACAACCCTGATTCCAAACCCGATCCATCCAACCCGTGGGGTGGCAAAAAGGATTCTGACTCCGGTGATGATGATCAGAACCGTCAGTTCCCCGGTTTCGGCAATTTCTTTAAGGGTGGAATGAATTTTCCTTTTCTCTTCCTGATCATCGCCATCGTGCTGATGCTGGTTATGAATCTGTTTCAGGCTCAGCCCTCAGAGAACGAGATATCATATCGCGAATTCGTACAGAAGATTGAGTCCGGTGAGATTCAGCAGGTCCAGATATCGCAGCAGGCCCTGCGCGGCCGCAGTACCTCCCGGCAAGCACCGGCTGCCGAGGGACTTCTGCAGCAGACCAGTCCCTGGACCTACATCGCCAGCCGTATACCTTCGCACAGCGACGCCGAGTTGATCGATCTGATGATGGCGCAGGGGGTGGAGTTCTCCGGGGTGTTTCCCGAGGAACGGCCCCTGTTGAGCCTGCTGCTGAGCTGGATCATTCCGATTGCTATCCTGTTGATCTTCTGGCGAATCATGTTCAGTCGGCTCGGGAACATGGGCGGGGCTGGCGGGCTTATGAACTTTGGCAAGAACAATGCCAAGGTAGCGGTAGAGGGTGACACCGGGGTCAAGTTTACCGATGTAGCCGGCGCGGATGAGTCCAAAGCCGAGCTGGAAGAGGTTGTGGATTTTTTACAGAAGCCGGAGCGCTATCTGGCTATCGGGGGCAAGATTCCCAAGGGGGTCATGCTGATCGGGCCTCCGGGTACCGGTAAAACCCTGCTGGCTCGGGCGGTAGCCGGCGAGGCAGGGGTGCCGTTCTTTCGTATGAGCGGCTCAGACTTTGTAGAGATGTTTGTCGGGGTAGGAGCCAGCCGGGTACGCGACCTGTTCAAGCAGGCCCGGGAAAAGGCGCCCTCCATCATTTTTATCGATGAGCTTGATGCTATCGGGAAAAGCCGGTCGCGGATGTCGACCAATGATGAACGTGAACAGACCCTGAACCAGCTGCTGGTAGAGATGGACGGGTTTGATGCGCGCAGCGGGGTAATCGTGCTGGCCGCATCCAACCGTCCGGAGACCCTGGATCCAGCCCTGATGAGGCCGGGCCGTTTTGATCGTCAGGTCCTGGTCGATAAACCCGATCTTGACGGGCGGCAGGCGATTCTGGAGATTCATGCCAAGGGCGTCAAGCTTTCAACGCAGGTAGATATGGCGCGGATTGCCCGCGCAACCGCCGGACTGGCCGGGGCGGATCTTGCCAACATCATCAATGAGTCAGCCCTGCTGGCTGTTCGGGCGGATCGCGATGTGGTCATCCAGGAAGACCTGGAAGAGGCCATCGAGAAGGTTATGGCCGGGCTGCAGAAGAAAAACCGGGCGATCAATCCGGAGCTGCGGCGGCGTATTGCATACCACGAGGTAGGGCACGCCATGGTTGCCCACTATACTACCGGTGCAGATCCGGTGGAAAAGATCTCGATCGTGCCGCGTGGCTATGGTGCGCTGGGATATACCCTGCAGGTCCCGATCGAGGATCGTTTTCTGATGACACAGGACGAGCTCATCGGCAAGGTGGATGTCCTGTTGGGTGGCCGGGCAGCCGAGAAGGTGGTGTACGGGGATATCTCCACCGGAGCCAGCAATGACCTGAGCAAGGCCGGCGACATCGTGCGCCGTATGATTACCGAATTCGGGATGAGCGAGAAGTTTCATAATGTGTACCTGCCAAAAGGCGGCGGTGGCACCTATCTTGACAATGAGGTCTCGCTGTCAAGCAGGGAGTACTCGGAGAGTACCCAGCAGTATATTGATGAAGAGATTGCCCGTCTGGTGGGAGAGCGGTACGAGAAGGTCATCGAGTTTCTGCAGAAGCACCGCGAGTTGCTCGACTCGATAACCGATCACCTGCTCGAGCACGAAGTGCTGAGCCGTGACCAGTTTATCGAGCTCTTGGGTGAGGAGCCTGAGGAGCGGCATCCGCTGGACAAGCCCGTTTCGGCCGATCCGGGTACTGAGTCAGGTGCCGCCGATCCAGCTACTGAT
- a CDS encoding chromate transporter, protein MLFELFQTFFVIGAGAFGGGIAAVSLIIHEVVQARGWLTPAEMNEVIAISQMTPGPIAINSGTFVGYRVAGVPGAAAATLGVITPPLLALTAFVLLVKLHAHFTDGGNDQVGDRIKHSLKPGIFAMILFAVWSIGSSAISGFVTGGIALAGFALLISFRRLHPVLVVLAAGLAGVILL, encoded by the coding sequence ATGCTGTTTGAACTCTTTCAAACCTTTTTTGTGATCGGTGCCGGGGCATTCGGCGGCGGGATAGCCGCGGTTTCGCTGATTATCCATGAGGTGGTACAGGCCCGCGGCTGGCTTACCCCGGCTGAAATGAACGAGGTGATCGCCATTTCGCAGATGACTCCTGGCCCGATCGCCATCAACTCCGGCACCTTTGTCGGGTATCGGGTCGCCGGGGTGCCGGGGGCAGCGGCAGCTACCCTCGGGGTTATTACCCCGCCCCTGCTGGCGCTGACTGCCTTTGTACTGCTGGTAAAGCTGCATGCGCATTTTACCGATGGTGGTAACGACCAGGTAGGCGATCGCATCAAGCATAGCCTGAAACCCGGAATATTTGCCATGATTCTGTTTGCGGTGTGGTCGATTGGCAGCAGTGCCATCAGCGGCTTTGTAACGGGCGGTATCGCCCTGGCAGGTTTTGCGCTGCTGATATCCTTCAGGCGACTTCATCCAGTGCTGGTGGTACTGGCTGCCGGGTTGGCCGGGGTAATCCTTCTGTAG
- a CDS encoding putative esterase: MRTMRAAAAVLMICAVLPVFGQARSRYFDQPAQIVPPRDYDSSRRYPAIVFLPYTTGTAAAQARSFGIPPGEQDQFVVILPAGRFTRDDYLPNFIQFVEWFEERLLQDLDTAKQNISIDPDRVYLAGYSLGGDLGWALTARNPQRFAGAVMAGTRASYPMTEGSRRNLSANGYRGAFLIGDREDTNRSLGIERAHALLDDEGIETMFRTYRGGHQIPPRELLQESVAFVTTASVAADWTGGPGDTRRSSAPAAGSGVNWERALDIVALRTPTQHFGLRWEPGFEIGAAGFQRSPWHAGSLRAEGLFDDIYLRGVTSVESRRTSGQFRQTAIRQEAALAYGRGALWGAGITWDWNRWMSTSNEDLEELGSDALREFAISGFWIHPRRMRDIPSSVLELRYSVPRTLRPFIPQHVFNAELRYRLHVTDRILLQAAAGSSTEQNRPFTSTDQLDTGLDHVLSWQAGIGARIPGPFRWHLLHHGRWVKPLQGDPLGYDASWRFALEYLF; the protein is encoded by the coding sequence ATGAGGACAATGCGAGCAGCGGCGGCTGTTCTGATGATATGTGCAGTTCTGCCGGTTTTTGGTCAGGCGCGCTCCCGTTATTTCGATCAGCCGGCACAGATCGTTCCGCCGCGCGATTACGATTCCAGTCGCCGCTATCCGGCAATTGTGTTCCTGCCGTACACCACCGGTACCGCGGCTGCCCAGGCACGCTCTTTTGGTATTCCGCCGGGTGAGCAGGATCAGTTTGTGGTTATCCTGCCAGCAGGGCGGTTTACCCGGGATGACTATCTGCCAAACTTTATCCAGTTTGTCGAGTGGTTCGAGGAGCGCTTGCTGCAGGATCTTGATACCGCCAAGCAGAACATCTCTATAGATCCCGATCGTGTCTATCTGGCCGGCTATTCTCTGGGAGGGGATCTTGGCTGGGCCCTGACGGCACGGAACCCGCAGCGCTTTGCCGGTGCGGTCATGGCCGGCACGCGGGCGAGCTATCCTATGACCGAGGGGTCTCGACGCAACCTCAGTGCTAATGGCTATCGCGGTGCCTTTTTGATCGGTGATCGGGAGGATACCAATCGCTCATTGGGTATTGAACGCGCCCATGCCCTGCTGGATGATGAAGGGATCGAGACCATGTTTCGCACCTATCGCGGCGGTCATCAGATCCCGCCTCGCGAGCTGCTGCAGGAATCGGTGGCGTTTGTAACCACCGCATCGGTTGCGGCCGACTGGACAGGTGGCCCCGGCGACACCCGCCGCAGCTCTGCACCGGCAGCCGGCAGCGGGGTGAACTGGGAGCGGGCGCTGGATATAGTTGCCTTGCGTACCCCTACACAGCATTTCGGCCTGCGGTGGGAACCAGGCTTTGAGATCGGGGCCGCCGGTTTTCAGCGCAGTCCCTGGCATGCCGGGAGTCTGCGGGCCGAGGGGCTGTTCGATGATATCTACCTGCGTGGGGTAACTAGTGTGGAGTCCCGTCGGACCTCAGGCCAGTTTCGGCAGACTGCGATTCGTCAGGAGGCTGCACTGGCATACGGGCGCGGGGCACTGTGGGGAGCCGGCATCACCTGGGACTGGAACCGGTGGATGAGCACCAGCAACGAAGACCTGGAGGAGCTGGGCAGTGATGCACTGCGGGAATTCGCCATCTCCGGATTCTGGATACATCCGCGGCGGATGCGCGATATCCCGTCGTCGGTACTGGAGCTGCGCTACAGTGTGCCTCGTACACTGCGTCCGTTTATTCCTCAGCATGTATTCAACGCCGAGCTGCGTTACCGCCTGCATGTAACCGACAGAATACTGCTGCAGGCGGCTGCCGGCAGCAGCACTGAGCAGAATCGTCCCTTCACCAGTACCGATCAGCTTGATACCGGGCTTGATCATGTGTTGTCCTGGCAAGCCGGCATAGGAGCCCGAATTCCGGGGCCGTTTCGCTGGCACCTGCTACACCACGGACGTTGGGTGAAACCGCTGCAGGGCGATCCCCTGGGATATGATGCCTCCTGGCGGTTTGCACTGGAGTATCTGTTTTAG
- a CDS encoding chromate transporter, which translates to MDDSPAESSVSAWLLFRVFFRIGMLTFGGGIAMLSVIRYELHVKHGWLSDREFWDEVTVATSFPGVIAVNVAYMQGRRLCGLPGAVAGVLGVVLPSFCIILLIVSLAGDFITHPVASRFLRGAAAGVAAQLAFSSLLFLRQIMHDRWSLLAAAAAGGLLFGLGWHPLAGLLTGLGLRMLLPYHRKPPVTGGSDAV; encoded by the coding sequence ATGGATGATTCTCCCGCTGAATCCAGTGTTTCTGCCTGGCTCCTGTTCCGGGTGTTCTTCAGAATCGGCATGCTGACCTTCGGTGGCGGGATTGCAATGCTGTCGGTAATCCGGTACGAGCTGCATGTAAAACACGGCTGGCTGAGCGATCGGGAGTTCTGGGACGAGGTGACGGTGGCAACCTCGTTCCCCGGGGTGATTGCGGTAAATGTTGCGTATATGCAGGGGCGCCGTTTGTGCGGGTTGCCCGGTGCGGTGGCCGGGGTTCTCGGGGTTGTGCTGCCATCCTTCTGCATCATCCTGCTGATTGTTTCCCTTGCGGGTGATTTTATTACCCATCCGGTGGCATCGCGGTTTCTGCGCGGTGCAGCTGCCGGGGTAGCGGCACAATTGGCGTTTTCTTCGTTGTTGTTCCTGCGCCAGATCATGCATGATCGCTGGTCGCTGCTGGCAGCCGCTGCCGCTGGCGGGTTGTTGTTCGGACTGGGGTGGCATCCCCTGGCTGGCTTGCTGACGGGGCTCGGTCTGCGGATGCTGCTGCCGTATCACCGCAAACCACCGGTGACAGGGGGCTCCGATGCTGTTTGA